In a single window of the Dysgonomonas mossii genome:
- a CDS encoding acyloxyacyl hydrolase, translating into MNPFCFHSKIRMYVIALCLFIGLLSTDCFAQTDSINDKQVKNPVIYEMELDNGGIVKQKGVGSIAYKNAYYQGIHLRIGWKQLGTNDKYNQLYNNPVYGIGLYLATLNKSSIGNPYTLYGFVQVPLKHELNSKWSYDYRIALGLSGDFNPFDKVKNPTNKVIGSEHNVYIGFGFRVQYKLHPNWKMGMGLSFHHFSNGALALPNKGINLMPLSLSLSYQPQKDIPVHKNLPIKSYSRKWMYHFNYGMGFKQLHEDLSKRYLKISIGFYASRHISHKWRIGGGLDIFYAASGNKKEIADDKAGRISSIFSGGPSFYLVHILNERLILNGNIGCYIHKQNFNGEINRFFLRAGIRYYVYKNLNTGLSIKAHMGKADFIEWSLGYTINK; encoded by the coding sequence ATGAATCCATTTTGTTTTCATTCGAAAATTCGAATGTATGTTATTGCTTTGTGCCTTTTTATAGGGTTATTATCCACTGATTGTTTTGCGCAGACTGACTCTATCAATGATAAACAGGTTAAAAATCCTGTTATTTATGAGATGGAGTTAGACAATGGAGGAATCGTGAAACAAAAGGGGGTAGGAAGCATTGCTTATAAAAATGCTTATTACCAAGGTATTCATCTAAGAATCGGTTGGAAACAATTAGGTACGAATGATAAATACAATCAGCTTTATAACAATCCAGTCTATGGAATAGGTTTGTATTTGGCGACATTGAATAAATCATCAATAGGCAATCCATATACTCTATATGGGTTTGTACAGGTGCCCCTAAAGCATGAACTGAATAGTAAATGGTCATACGATTACCGTATAGCCTTGGGTTTATCCGGAGATTTTAATCCGTTTGATAAAGTAAAGAACCCCACAAATAAGGTTATCGGCTCTGAACATAATGTTTACATTGGTTTCGGGTTCAGGGTACAATATAAACTGCATCCCAACTGGAAAATGGGAATGGGGTTGTCATTCCATCATTTTTCAAATGGTGCGCTGGCATTACCGAATAAAGGAATAAACCTCATGCCCTTATCCTTATCGCTGAGTTACCAGCCTCAGAAAGATATACCGGTTCACAAAAATCTTCCTATAAAATCCTATAGTAGAAAGTGGATGTATCATTTTAATTATGGAATGGGATTTAAGCAACTTCATGAAGACCTGAGCAAGCGATATCTTAAAATTTCTATTGGTTTTTATGCAAGCAGGCACATATCTCATAAATGGAGAATCGGTGGAGGCTTGGATATTTTTTATGCTGCATCCGGCAATAAAAAAGAGATTGCTGACGATAAAGCAGGAAGAATAAGTTCCATATTTTCCGGTGGCCCCTCTTTTTATCTTGTCCATATATTGAATGAACGCCTGATTCTGAATGGTAACATCGGCTGTTATATTCACAAACAGAACTTCAATGGAGAGATAAACAGATTCTTCCTGCGCGCGGGGATCAGGTATTATGTGTATAAGAATCTGAATACCGGCCTTTCAATCAAAGCCCATATGGGCAAAGCTGATTTTATAGAATGGTCATTAGGATATACGATTAACAAGTAG
- a CDS encoding BamA/TamA family outer membrane protein gives MISQYIKIISTILVYSGVFSFDLQAQIHVDSTAVENKLDTLRKKDVFDVIEGLFDIKKPETMDTTVRKFNFSVLPFTTEVPGGGNILVTSLSASFYLGNRKNTNQSEVWLEPYIDFENRYGISVRSYIWLKQNTWALRGDMRIYNYPEYTWELGKSNSYENKLLVDRSYLRIYQHFLRRVSPGLLVGLGYNLDVHSNVHTDSSDKTLAEYTNYHYGTENYVRSISSGINFNLLYDTRGNSINPSKGDYINLEYRNNFKFLGSDRWWHSLYFDVRKYYRLRNSSRNQNLIALWSYFWTTFNSSPPYFDLPSIGWDSFNSSGRGFQQGRFRSKSLFYSEAEYRRDITRDGLLGFVLFVNINSLNGPKSKLFSNWNLGAGGGLRIKVDRDSGTNISLDYAVSRDYCGPYFTLGEYF, from the coding sequence ATGATATCTCAATATATTAAAATAATAAGCACCATCTTGGTATATTCTGGGGTTTTCTCTTTCGATTTACAGGCACAAATTCATGTGGATTCGACAGCTGTTGAGAATAAGTTAGATACACTCAGAAAGAAAGATGTTTTTGATGTCATCGAGGGCTTATTTGATATAAAAAAGCCAGAGACCATGGATACAACAGTCAGAAAATTTAATTTTTCTGTTTTGCCATTTACAACTGAAGTCCCTGGTGGTGGAAATATCCTAGTAACATCACTATCCGCAAGTTTTTATTTAGGAAATCGAAAGAATACCAACCAATCTGAAGTTTGGCTTGAACCATATATCGATTTTGAAAATAGATATGGCATTTCAGTTCGTTCTTATATCTGGTTAAAACAAAATACGTGGGCTCTACGTGGCGATATGAGGATCTATAACTACCCGGAGTATACCTGGGAACTGGGAAAATCAAATTCTTATGAGAATAAATTACTCGTAGATAGGTCTTATCTGCGTATTTATCAACATTTTTTACGGCGGGTTTCTCCCGGCTTACTCGTTGGCTTAGGTTATAATTTAGATGTACACTCAAATGTTCATACGGATTCTTCAGATAAGACGCTCGCAGAATACACAAACTATCATTATGGGACTGAAAACTATGTACGAAGTATTTCTTCCGGCATAAACTTTAACCTTCTATATGATACGCGAGGAAATTCTATTAATCCGTCGAAAGGTGATTATATAAATTTAGAGTATAGAAATAATTTTAAATTCTTGGGTAGTGACCGTTGGTGGCATTCTTTATATTTTGATGTGCGGAAATATTACAGATTACGTAATTCTTCGAGAAATCAAAATCTAATTGCATTATGGAGTTATTTTTGGACGACATTTAATTCCAGCCCTCCTTATTTTGATCTGCCATCCATCGGATGGGATAGTTTCAATAGTTCAGGTCGAGGGTTTCAGCAAGGGAGATTCCGGTCAAAGTCTTTATTTTATTCAGAAGCGGAGTATAGGAGGGATATTACCAGAGATGGACTTCTCGGATTTGTTTTATTTGTTAACATCAATAGTTTGAATGGCCCAAAAAGTAAGCTATTTTCCAATTGGAACCTTGGAGCAGGAGGGGGGCTTCGAATTAAGGTTGATAGAGATTCCGGAACTAATA
- a CDS encoding lysophospholipid acyltransferase family protein — MKQILQMIIYKGIYVIAYTVSLIPMVFLYAMASFAFFLIYNIIGYRKAVVIQNMARSFPDKSYGEIHYIMKKFYMCFTAYFAEIIKSISIPAKELDKKIIFENLELIDRHINVGRNVIVCLGHCANWEMPNFIACKLPYNMYAVYKPLRSITINRLMVKIRSRFGVKLISHKSIVRHILTQKSSPAVYFFLADQCPRIKDDKYKFEFLNQETYVFSGMEKLSRISRSSVIYLQIKQLSKGSYKVTCIPICSETESMNEGEISLRYINLLAENINQEPYGWLWTHKRWKK; from the coding sequence ATGAAACAAATATTGCAAATGATTATCTATAAAGGTATTTATGTTATTGCTTATACCGTGAGCCTAATACCTATGGTATTCCTGTATGCAATGGCTTCCTTCGCTTTTTTTCTTATTTACAATATTATTGGTTACAGGAAGGCTGTGGTAATCCAAAACATGGCACGTTCCTTTCCCGATAAATCGTATGGGGAGATTCACTATATAATGAAAAAATTTTATATGTGTTTTACTGCCTATTTTGCTGAAATCATAAAAAGCATATCCATCCCTGCAAAAGAACTTGATAAGAAGATAATTTTTGAAAATCTGGAACTTATAGACAGACATATAAATGTAGGACGAAATGTTATTGTCTGTCTGGGACATTGTGCTAATTGGGAGATGCCTAATTTTATTGCCTGCAAACTTCCCTACAATATGTATGCCGTGTATAAACCTCTACGGTCAATAACAATAAACAGGCTGATGGTCAAAATTCGATCCCGTTTTGGCGTAAAACTGATATCTCATAAATCAATCGTGCGCCACATCCTGACCCAAAAGTCATCTCCTGCTGTTTACTTTTTTCTGGCAGACCAATGTCCCCGAATAAAAGATGACAAATACAAATTCGAGTTCCTAAACCAGGAGACATATGTTTTTTCAGGCATGGAAAAGCTGTCACGAATTAGTCGATCATCTGTAATTTATCTACAGATCAAACAATTATCGAAAGGAAGTTATAAAGTAACGTGCATACCTATATGTTCTGAAACGGAGTCTATGAATGAAGGGGAAATATCTCTAAGATACATAAACTTACTAGCTGAAAATATCAATCAAGAGCCATACGGCTGGTTATGGACACATAAACGATGGAAAAAATAA